From Kineosporia succinea, the proteins below share one genomic window:
- a CDS encoding DUF397 domain-containing protein: MSTTPDPTQWIKARRSSATGSCVEMRQHQAAVEVRDTKQHGRGPTLRLAPAGFSAWVSSAKSGELDHLVH, encoded by the coding sequence ATGAGCACCACCCCCGACCCGACGCAGTGGATCAAGGCCCGCCGATCCAGCGCGACCGGCTCATGCGTCGAAATGCGGCAGCACCAGGCCGCTGTCGAGGTCCGCGACACGAAACAGCACGGCCGGGGCCCGACCCTGCGCCTGGCGCCGGCGGGATTCTCCGCCTGGGTCAGCAGCGCCAAGTCCGGCGAACTGGACCACCTGGTTCACTGA
- a CDS encoding GGDEF domain-containing protein codes for MLLNQPMTVVPDSVRRAALVVAAELAVTLAAWAALRTLDLHQSPLPALLLAWGACFVLYTAPVQDRLARPGRSHAPSLVLTSAAVWIAMTTTELPSIYPVVIGALAMEVAQRDASTRTALTGLAAMFLGTAASQVAVHHGWVSSVIGPVPSDHLAVVLVTVGGVVLVRGVALARRSASTRAALVQEQRRRHEELQHAAAHDSLTGLLSRRGLEPVARAASAQARPGRGVALMFLDLDGFKAVNDSHGHGVGDELLACAAARFAGALGPDAVLARMGGDEFVAVLREMPSPAAAVARARAVQDSLGEEFRLDEPGIPVRIGVSVGLAWAEQPTAVDTLMRDADRAMYRDKRCREGDRRRVIVLDDSDRGVFQTVEDLAQQP; via the coding sequence ATGCTCCTCAACCAGCCGATGACGGTCGTGCCGGACTCCGTGCGCCGGGCCGCGCTCGTCGTGGCGGCCGAGCTGGCCGTCACCCTCGCCGCCTGGGCCGCGCTGCGCACCCTCGACCTGCACCAGAGCCCGCTCCCGGCGCTGCTGCTCGCCTGGGGCGCCTGCTTCGTGCTCTACACCGCGCCGGTGCAGGACCGTCTGGCCCGCCCCGGGCGCTCGCACGCCCCGAGCCTGGTGCTGACCTCGGCCGCGGTCTGGATCGCGATGACCACCACCGAGCTGCCGAGCATCTACCCGGTCGTGATCGGGGCCCTGGCGATGGAGGTGGCGCAGCGCGACGCGTCCACCCGCACCGCCCTGACCGGCCTGGCCGCGATGTTCCTGGGCACGGCGGCCTCCCAGGTCGCCGTGCACCACGGCTGGGTCTCGAGCGTCATCGGCCCGGTGCCCAGCGACCATCTGGCCGTGGTGCTGGTGACGGTCGGCGGGGTCGTGCTGGTGCGCGGCGTGGCCCTGGCCCGGCGCTCCGCCTCGACCCGCGCGGCGCTGGTGCAGGAACAGCGGCGGCGGCACGAGGAGCTGCAGCACGCCGCCGCCCACGACTCGCTCACCGGTCTGCTCAGCCGCCGCGGCCTGGAACCGGTGGCCCGCGCGGCGAGCGCCCAGGCCCGGCCCGGGCGCGGCGTCGCCCTGATGTTCCTCGACCTCGACGGTTTCAAGGCCGTCAACGACTCGCACGGGCACGGCGTCGGTGACGAGCTGCTGGCCTGTGCCGCAGCCCGTTTCGCCGGGGCGCTGGGCCCGGACGCGGTGCTGGCCCGGATGGGCGGCGACGAGTTCGTGGCCGTGCTGCGCGAGATGCCCTCACCCGCGGCCGCGGTCGCGCGGGCGCGGGCCGTGCAGGATTCGCTGGGCGAGGAGTTCCGCCTGGACGAGCCCGGGATCCCGGTGCGGATCGGGGTGAGCGTGGGCCTGGCCTGGGCCGAGCAGCCCACCGCGGTGGACACCCTGATGCGCGACGCCGACCGGGCCATGTACCGGGACAAGCGCTGTCGCGAGGGCGATCGCCGCCGGGTGATCGTGCTCGACGACTCAGACCGGGGCGTGTTCCAGACGGTTGAGGATCTCGCCCAGCAGCCGTAG
- a CDS encoding MmcQ/YjbR family DNA-binding protein — protein sequence MDETEVRTLALGLPETREQPHFTMTSFRVRGSIFATMTPERDQLHVFVPEDDVHDAVSESAETCEELWWGQKLDGVKVTLEGADPGLVNTLLIAAWRQKAPKKLVADWLENTSA from the coding sequence ATGGATGAGACAGAGGTCCGCACGCTGGCTCTCGGTTTACCCGAGACGCGCGAGCAGCCCCACTTCACCATGACGTCATTCCGTGTGCGGGGCAGCATCTTCGCCACGATGACACCAGAACGCGATCAGCTGCACGTGTTCGTCCCCGAGGACGACGTGCACGATGCCGTATCCGAATCCGCCGAGACCTGTGAAGAGCTCTGGTGGGGGCAGAAACTCGACGGCGTGAAGGTGACGCTGGAGGGCGCCGATCCCGGCCTGGTCAACACTCTTCTGATCGCGGCCTGGCGGCAGAAGGCCCCGAAGAAGCTCGTGGCCGACTGGCTGGAGAACACCTCGGCGTAA
- a CDS encoding GMC family oxidoreductase produces MEGRGFDVVVVGAGAAGAPLAARLSEDPSRRVLLLEAGPDAPSTAAFPPEILDAGGLSAAMPGHPNNWAFLARLTPDLSYLVARGKILGGSTAVNGTYFVRARRADFDAWAAAGHTEWTYEKCLPYYLRLETDHDYPDSPGHGHDGPVPVSRAPQNHPVTQAFAQACAELGFVPEPDKNAEGTPGYGPLPVNALDGVRINTGIAYVNPHRRRPNLTVRGDTLVRRVLFDGTRAVGVEVETGGRIEVIDTPLVVLSAGAIKTPHLLALSGVGPAAELEDAGIDLVHDSPGVGKNFADHPDLSVTWTPRRRLTARGQREMFHSVLNFTAEGSPHDGDLEILPQLRPLAEALGLSTGPRGLAPLLRRPVAVIRDLRGVSWKRLVQQALTRNDLALSVAVQQAASRGTITTVSADPHVPPTIDYHYLSSPEDRQRMREVVRTAVALLRTRAFEKLFRRLSELDDTVLNDDTKLDAWMLAHLGTAIHACGSCAMGPASTPDAVVDQYGRVHGVSGVRVADTSMLPGTPSRGPAATAVMIGERVADFVKAGF; encoded by the coding sequence GTGGAAGGACGCGGGTTCGACGTCGTGGTGGTGGGTGCCGGAGCGGCCGGAGCACCGCTGGCGGCACGCCTCAGCGAAGACCCGTCGCGTCGCGTGCTCCTGCTCGAGGCCGGTCCCGACGCCCCCAGCACCGCCGCGTTCCCACCCGAGATTCTCGACGCCGGTGGGCTGTCCGCGGCCATGCCCGGACACCCGAACAACTGGGCCTTCCTCGCGCGGCTCACGCCCGACCTCAGCTACCTGGTGGCCCGCGGCAAGATCCTCGGCGGCTCCACTGCCGTCAACGGCACCTATTTCGTGCGGGCCCGGCGGGCCGACTTCGACGCCTGGGCCGCCGCCGGCCACACCGAGTGGACCTACGAGAAGTGCCTGCCCTACTACCTCCGGCTCGAGACCGACCACGACTACCCGGATTCGCCCGGGCACGGGCACGACGGCCCGGTGCCGGTGTCGAGAGCGCCGCAGAACCATCCGGTCACGCAGGCGTTCGCACAGGCCTGCGCCGAGCTCGGTTTCGTCCCCGAACCCGACAAGAACGCCGAGGGCACCCCGGGGTACGGCCCGCTGCCGGTCAACGCGCTCGACGGGGTGCGCATCAACACCGGCATCGCCTACGTGAACCCGCACCGGCGGCGGCCCAACCTCACCGTGCGCGGCGACACCCTGGTGCGGCGGGTCCTCTTCGACGGAACCCGGGCCGTCGGCGTCGAGGTCGAGACAGGCGGCCGGATCGAGGTGATCGACACCCCGCTGGTCGTGCTCAGCGCCGGGGCGATCAAGACCCCGCACCTGCTGGCCCTTTCCGGTGTCGGCCCGGCCGCGGAACTGGAAGACGCCGGGATCGATCTGGTTCACGACTCCCCCGGTGTCGGCAAGAACTTCGCCGACCATCCGGATCTCTCGGTGACCTGGACCCCCAGGCGCCGCCTGACCGCCCGCGGACAGCGCGAGATGTTCCACAGCGTCCTCAATTTCACCGCCGAGGGCTCACCGCACGACGGCGACCTGGAGATCCTGCCCCAGCTGCGCCCGCTCGCCGAGGCGCTCGGCCTGAGCACCGGCCCGCGGGGCCTGGCCCCCCTGCTGCGCCGTCCCGTGGCCGTGATCCGCGACCTGCGCGGCGTCTCCTGGAAAAGGCTGGTGCAGCAGGCTCTCACGCGCAACGACCTGGCGCTCTCGGTGGCGGTGCAGCAAGCCGCGTCGCGGGGCACGATCACCACCGTCTCGGCCGATCCGCACGTACCGCCGACGATCGACTACCACTACCTGAGCTCCCCCGAAGACCGGCAGCGCATGCGCGAGGTGGTGCGCACCGCGGTGGCCCTGCTGCGAACCCGGGCCTTCGAGAAGCTCTTCCGCCGTCTGAGCGAGCTGGACGACACGGTGCTGAACGACGACACGAAGCTGGACGCCTGGATGCTCGCGCACCTCGGCACCGCGATCCACGCCTGCGGCAGTTGCGCGATGGGGCCCGCGTCCACCCCCGACGCGGTGGTCGACCAGTACGGACGCGTGCACGGGGTGAGCGGCGTCCGGGTCGCGGACACGTCGATGCTGCCGGGCACCCCCTCGAGAGGGCCGGCCGCGACCGCGGTGATGATCGGCGAGCGGGTCGCCGATTTCGTCAAAGCAGGCTTTTAG
- the cls gene encoding cardiolipin synthase, with translation MGWEQVLTTTYLVGEYVIKFFAVGTVPENRRPASSSAWLLLILFLPVVGLPLYWLIGSPYVHGRRYRIQAQANHILAGRSAHLPLVPEGVSPSPALTGLLHQNRQLTGMPCVDGRVRGLHDDAAETYAAMAAAVDRAERYVNVEFYIMAWDDTTDVFFSALQKAVARGVTVRLLMDHLGSRKYPDWKGFRRRLTEAGIDWHLMMPINPLEGRWRRPDLRNHRKLLMVDGEVAFVGSHNLIDPHYGSANNARIGRKWHDLSLEVSGEVVAAVEAVFATDWFIETGELVQARRPVQDPVDPGENALQIVPSGPGFPTEPNLRLFVSLIHMAHEKIAITSPYFVPDESLLAAITTASYRGVRVELFVGEQADQFLVGHAQRSYYRTLLEAGVHIYLYPAPAVLHAKYLTVDDEVAVIGSSNMDFRSFTLTYEVMLLGFGGDLVSKLQANDEQYRAVSRELTLEEWLQEPWRRRYVDNVCRLTAALM, from the coding sequence ATGGGCTGGGAACAGGTGCTGACGACCACCTACCTGGTCGGTGAGTACGTCATCAAGTTCTTCGCGGTCGGCACGGTGCCGGAGAACCGGCGGCCCGCCTCGTCGTCCGCGTGGCTCCTGCTCATCCTGTTCCTGCCGGTCGTCGGGCTGCCGCTGTACTGGCTGATCGGCAGTCCGTACGTGCACGGGCGGCGCTACCGCATCCAGGCGCAGGCCAACCACATCCTGGCCGGGCGCTCGGCCCACCTGCCGCTGGTCCCCGAGGGGGTGAGTCCCTCGCCCGCGCTGACCGGCCTGCTGCACCAGAACCGGCAGCTCACCGGCATGCCCTGCGTGGACGGCCGGGTGCGGGGACTGCACGACGACGCGGCCGAGACGTACGCCGCGATGGCGGCCGCCGTGGACCGCGCCGAGCGCTACGTGAACGTCGAGTTCTACATCATGGCCTGGGACGACACGACCGACGTGTTCTTCTCGGCGCTGCAGAAGGCGGTGGCCCGCGGCGTCACCGTGCGGCTGCTGATGGACCACCTGGGCTCCCGGAAGTACCCGGACTGGAAGGGGTTCCGCCGGCGTCTGACCGAGGCCGGGATCGACTGGCACCTGATGATGCCGATCAATCCGCTCGAGGGCCGCTGGCGCCGTCCCGATCTGCGCAACCACCGCAAACTGCTGATGGTGGACGGTGAGGTCGCCTTCGTCGGGTCGCACAACCTGATCGACCCGCACTACGGCAGTGCGAACAACGCCCGGATCGGCCGCAAGTGGCACGACCTCTCGCTGGAGGTCAGCGGTGAGGTGGTCGCGGCCGTCGAGGCGGTGTTCGCGACCGACTGGTTCATCGAGACCGGCGAACTGGTGCAGGCCCGGCGCCCGGTGCAGGACCCGGTCGACCCGGGCGAGAACGCGCTGCAGATCGTGCCGTCCGGGCCGGGGTTCCCGACCGAGCCGAACCTGCGGCTGTTCGTGTCGCTCATCCACATGGCGCACGAGAAGATCGCGATCACCAGCCCGTACTTCGTGCCCGACGAATCGCTGCTGGCCGCCATCACCACCGCCTCCTACCGCGGGGTGCGGGTGGAGCTGTTCGTGGGGGAGCAGGCCGACCAGTTCCTCGTCGGGCACGCCCAGCGCTCCTACTACCGGACGCTGCTCGAGGCCGGGGTGCACATCTACCTCTACCCGGCCCCCGCGGTACTGCACGCCAAGTACCTGACGGTCGACGACGAGGTCGCGGTGATCGGCTCGTCGAACATGGACTTCCGCTCGTTCACCCTGACCTACGAGGTGATGCTGCTCGGCTTCGGCGGCGACCTGGTGTCGAAGCTGCAGGCGAACGACGAGCAGTACCGCGCCGTCTCGCGGGAGCTGACGCTCGAGGAGTGGCTCCAGGAACCCTGGCGGCGCCGCTACGTGGACAACGTCTGCCGGCTGACGGCCGCCCTGATGTGA
- a CDS encoding helix-turn-helix domain-containing protein gives MATEAGKHERPPSLAQRRVGQRLKQMRERAGKTQEDAATALLVHHTKIYRIESGRTLAKPGDIRELSRIYDIPDMQAEELIHLSRSALKPGIVDSYRDVVSGDLGLLADLEAACTQMAAWDGDVVHGLLQTPAYAYAILGTVSGLSDQVRRKRLDFRLERQRVLMSSDPACDIRIVLGEAALKYVVGSDDVMRDQIDHLRDLSSQIDIRIRPFSEGPHPWIAGGVFTMLDFPDPADPAVVYTESHLDSRYMETARELAEYRKIFGELYGKSVPVKEFVT, from the coding sequence ATGGCCACGGAAGCAGGGAAGCACGAACGACCACCCTCTCTGGCCCAGCGACGAGTGGGCCAGAGGCTGAAACAGATGCGGGAGCGGGCGGGTAAGACCCAGGAAGACGCCGCAACTGCACTCTTGGTGCATCACACCAAGATTTATCGCATCGAATCCGGTCGCACACTCGCGAAGCCCGGGGACATCCGGGAATTGTCTCGTATTTACGACATTCCAGACATGCAGGCCGAGGAGCTCATCCACCTCAGCCGAAGTGCCCTGAAACCGGGCATTGTGGACAGTTATCGGGATGTCGTTTCGGGAGATCTCGGACTTCTCGCCGATCTGGAGGCGGCCTGTACTCAAATGGCCGCCTGGGACGGCGACGTGGTTCACGGACTTCTTCAGACGCCGGCTTATGCCTATGCGATTCTCGGAACCGTGAGCGGTCTTAGTGACCAGGTTCGACGAAAGCGTCTTGATTTCCGTTTAGAACGTCAGCGCGTGCTAATGTCCAGTGATCCCGCGTGTGACATCAGAATTGTCCTCGGGGAGGCCGCATTGAAGTACGTCGTCGGCTCGGACGACGTGATGCGGGATCAGATCGATCACCTCCGAGATCTGAGCAGTCAGATCGACATTCGAATCCGCCCGTTCTCCGAGGGGCCTCACCCATGGATCGCGGGCGGTGTTTTCACCATGCTGGACTTTCCCGACCCGGCGGATCCCGCCGTGGTCTACACGGAGAGCCACTTGGACTCGCGCTACATGGAGACAGCGCGCGAACTGGCCGAGTACAGGAAGATTTTCGGCGAACTGTACGGCAAGTCCGTCCCAGTGAAGGAGTTCGTGACATGA
- a CDS encoding NADP-dependent oxidoreductase — protein sequence MPQTYRAVRFHEYGDAGVLNVEELPLTAPGPGEVLVEVRAAGINPGEIAIRSGATKDLFPATFPSGQGSDLAGVVLAVGDGVEDPQVGEEVLGWSGARSSQASHVVVPAGQLIPKPAALGWEEAGALYVAGVTAYAAVRAVTPIAGDTVAVSAAAGGVGSLVVQMLRARGVRVLGIASQANREWLEGLGVVLVEYGDGLAGRLREAAGADGIDAFIDLFGPEYVELAVELGIPRHRIETVISFEAAARLGVKAEGSAGATSQEVLADVADRVATRDLNLLVAATYPLEKVADAFRDLERRHTRGKIVLIP from the coding sequence ATTCCGCAGACCTACCGGGCTGTCCGGTTCCATGAGTACGGCGACGCCGGCGTCCTGAACGTCGAGGAGCTGCCCCTGACCGCCCCCGGGCCGGGCGAGGTGCTCGTCGAGGTCCGGGCCGCGGGCATCAACCCGGGCGAGATCGCCATCCGCAGCGGGGCGACGAAAGACCTCTTCCCCGCCACCTTCCCGTCCGGCCAGGGCAGCGACCTGGCCGGTGTGGTGCTCGCGGTCGGCGACGGGGTGGAAGACCCCCAGGTCGGCGAGGAGGTGCTCGGCTGGTCGGGGGCCCGCTCCAGCCAGGCCTCGCACGTGGTCGTGCCCGCGGGGCAGCTGATCCCGAAACCGGCCGCGCTGGGCTGGGAAGAGGCCGGGGCGCTGTACGTCGCGGGGGTCACCGCCTACGCCGCCGTGCGCGCGGTCACGCCCATCGCCGGTGACACCGTCGCCGTCTCGGCCGCTGCCGGGGGAGTCGGCAGCCTGGTCGTGCAGATGCTGCGCGCCCGGGGTGTGCGGGTGCTCGGCATCGCCTCGCAGGCCAACCGCGAGTGGCTGGAAGGGCTGGGCGTGGTCCTCGTCGAGTACGGCGACGGACTGGCCGGGCGGCTGCGCGAGGCCGCGGGCGCCGACGGCATCGACGCGTTCATCGACCTGTTCGGCCCCGAGTACGTGGAACTGGCCGTGGAGCTGGGCATCCCGCGGCACCGCATCGAGACGGTGATCTCGTTCGAGGCGGCGGCCCGGCTCGGGGTGAAGGCCGAGGGCTCGGCCGGGGCCACCAGCCAGGAGGTGCTCGCCGACGTCGCCGACCGGGTGGCCACGCGCGACCTGAACCTGCTCGTCGCCGCGACCTACCCGCTCGAGAAGGTGGCCGACGCCTTCCGCGACCTCGAACGGCGGCACACCCGCGGAAAGATCGTCCTGATTCCCTAG